DNA sequence from the Desulfuromonas thiophila genome:
GAGCGGGCGGTTGCGGCCGGTCTGCGGTTGCGGCTGCTCCCGCCCTGGCACGATCTGGATACTCCGGCGGATTTGCGACGGCTGGCAATGCAGCCCGGCCGGTTGCGGAGTCAGCGTTATGCCCGTCGTTGTCTGCGGGCGTTGCCAAAAAGTTGACCTCCCTGTCAAGAACGGCGGGGCCGGATTGGCCGGTGGCGCCAGCAGGGGGGCGTGTTCTGTAACGAGAAGGAGTGTCAGGTGGCGGAATTGATCTGGAACGCCGGACCGGTCGTCAAACTGGTGATGCTGTTACTGGTTTATCTGTCCGTGGTTTCCTGGGCGATCATATTGTACAAATGGCGGCTGGTGCGGCGGGCCTTGCAGCAGAGCCAGGCGTTTCTCGACTGTTTCTGGAGCAAGCGGCGCCTTGATCTGGTGGCCCAGCAGCTGGATAGCTTCAGCGATTCACCGCTGACGGCACTGTTCCGGGAAGGTTATCAGGAGCTGGTGCGGGTGCAGCCCCCACGCAAGGAGGGCGAGGCGCCGACGCTGGTGCTCAGCGACAGTGGCGCCGACAATATCGCCCGTGCCCTGCGGCGCAGCACGACCCAGCAGACCCAGCAGCTCGAAAAATATCTGACCTTTCTGGCCACTACCGGTTCGACCGCACCCTTTATCGGTCTGTTTGGCACGGTCTGGGGCATCATGGATTCCTTCCATGGCATCGGTCAGACCGGCAGCGCCTCGCTGGCGGTGGTGGCGCCGGGTATTTCCGAGGCCCTCATCGCCACGGCCATCGGTTTGCTGGCCGCCATTCCAGCGGTGGTCGGCTATAACTACTTCCTCAGCAAAATCAACCGCCTGATCGGCCAGATGGATACCTTTAGTCAGGAATTCCTCAATATTGTCCAGCATATGGCGCGGAGGGCGTAATGGAACTGGGCCCTGGGCCACGCCGTGGCGCCATGTCGCAGATCAACGTGACGCCCTTTGTCGATGTCATGCTGGTTTTGCTCATCATCTTCATGGTGACAGCGCCGATGATGGAAAAGGGTGTCGATGTCAATTTGCCGGAAGTCAGTCAGGCGCCTGATCTACAGGCGGCCCAGACCGCGCTGATGGTCAGTATCGACGCCAAGGGGCAGATCTTTGTCTCCGGCCAGGCGGTCGAGAACCCCCAGCAGCTTGTCGCTGTGCTGCAGCAAATGCGTAAGGAGGCAACGGATAAGGCCGTCTATCTCGAAGCGGACCGGGAGGTGCGCTATGAGCAGGTGATGCAGGTGATGGCGGCAATTCGCCAGGCGGGTGTCGAGCGGCTGGGCATGGTGGCTCAGGAAGAACGCCGTTAACGGCAAAGGCAGAAATTCTCATGAGCACTGAGCAGGGCGTTTCCGCTGAAAATTCTTCCGTTCCCGGCGGTCTGCGCCGGACCTTGTTCGTGTCGCTGGGCCTGCATCTGCTGTTGCTGGCTCTGGCGCTCAGTGGTTGGCAGTTTCATCGCCAAAAACCCCGGCCCCAGGTCTATCAGGTGAACCTGCTGCACAAGCCGGTGATGCGGCCGCAGGCGGGCCGGC
Encoded proteins:
- the tolR gene encoding protein TolR, whose translation is MELGPGPRRGAMSQINVTPFVDVMLVLLIIFMVTAPMMEKGVDVNLPEVSQAPDLQAAQTALMVSIDAKGQIFVSGQAVENPQQLVAVLQQMRKEATDKAVYLEADREVRYEQVMQVMAAIRQAGVERLGMVAQEERR
- the tolQ gene encoding protein TolQ produces the protein MAELIWNAGPVVKLVMLLLVYLSVVSWAIILYKWRLVRRALQQSQAFLDCFWSKRRLDLVAQQLDSFSDSPLTALFREGYQELVRVQPPRKEGEAPTLVLSDSGADNIARALRRSTTQQTQQLEKYLTFLATTGSTAPFIGLFGTVWGIMDSFHGIGQTGSASLAVVAPGISEALIATAIGLLAAIPAVVGYNYFLSKINRLIGQMDTFSQEFLNIVQHMARRA